Genomic segment of Patescibacteria group bacterium:
TTTTTCTATGGCAAATCCTGTTTGGGGCGAACTCGAAAAAGCCCTTGATGACAATCAAACAATCCTCGAGGCAATCGATGAAAAAATTGCCGCTCACGAAGCTGATGAGGAGGCACACCTTGGAGCTGGCGAAGCCTTACAGTCGCACCGTGCCAGTGAGATTATCGATCACGCGGCCGGTTCTGTGTTTGGCGACAAATTTTCAAACAAGGAATTTGCTTTAAATTTTCCGTTTGAAAGTCTTGACAAATACAGCAAAAGCGTTGCCGGAGTAAACAGCGATATAGCAGGTTTTCGACTTGATACCGGATCTACTATAAACACCGCTCGTAAATTGAGCGCTTTGGCTCAATATTCAAATAATTATTACAATGTCGGTCTTGACGGTGTTTTTCAATTTTGTGGGCATTTCTACGCTGCCACTAATCAGCTTGCATATATTCTTGCCGGCGGCAATGGCATTGATTGCGATCCTCCGGGGGTAGGTTTTAAAGTCGTCAATGGCACTCTTTACGCCGTTGAAACTGTTTGGGGTGTTGAAGATTTTGAGGAATACACTGCTGAGATTTCTGGAATAACCGTGACTTCCGAGCATGTCTATCGTGTCCAGTACGTCGCCGCCGATAACGCCGCATACTTTTTTGTTGACGGCGTTCTCAAAACTTCGCTTGTTTTGCATTCCAATGAAGACGTTGGTTTGGTGATGTTCAGCACGTATATAAAAAATACTGCAGCCGAGCAAAAACAGCTTTGGATTCACGGTGTTTATTTCTCTCAAAACCCGATATCTTAATAAAAACATTATGAAAGTGATTGCGCCATTAATGAGCAAAACGGCTTCCGGCAGTATTGGAAATGTCTTGACTTTTTCAAAAAAAAAATCCGGACAAATGTGCCGGTTCCAGAGGAAACAAAAGAGTTCCGAAAGTGTAAACCAAGCGCCTCAGCGTGCAGCTTTTTTAAATGCGATTTCTATTTGTAATAACATGGATTTTGGTGTTCTCTTTTTCGGAATTTCTTTTTTTGGTAATCAATTGTCGCTCTATACTGCCGAAGCAGAAAAGCGCCATATCACGGAGCAAAATCAATGTGCTAGCGAGATTTTAAATAATTAATAAAAATACAAAGGCTATGAATTGTCAAAGTATTGAAACCGTGTTAGGCGGTGAATTTCCCAAAAAAGTAATCCCTCTTATTCAAGAATCAAAGCAAAGCATTAAAATCATCGTCTTCGATTGGCGTTGGTATCCTGTTGACCCGGGTTGCGCTTGTCAGCAGTTTAATAATGCCATTATCGCCGCCAAAAAAAGACATGTTGAAGTTTCAGTTTTGACTAATTGCAATGACGTTTTAAATATACTCCGGAGAGAAGGCAT
This window contains:
- a CDS encoding phospholipase D-like domain-containing protein, whose amino-acid sequence is MNCQSIETVLGGEFPKKVIPLIQESKQSIKIIVFDWRWYPVDPGCACQQFNNAIIAAKKRHVEVSVLTNCNDVLNILRREGIVVRKPLSRRLLHSKLLIVDDLHLVIGSHNYTQNAFTSNFEASVILRDCDDLKQFISYFNSLCR